From Magnetococcus sp. PR-3, one genomic window encodes:
- a CDS encoding 3-hydroxyacyl-CoA dehydrogenase NAD-binding domain-containing protein yields MKNPRCIGRYWRWERDDAGVVWLTADNPDRSANLLSRSVLEELHTILVQLEQWAPAALMVQSAKKAGFFAGADIQAFSAIKHQDEAEELVQAGQRVMDRLAHTSYPTMALIHGHCMGGGLELALACDYRIACSDAQTRMGLPEVQLGIFPAWGGTWRLCRTIGELPAIQMMLTGRLLHPKQALNLGVVHEIAPERLMKRAARDMLSHPPKPQRRPLMDRLLILPVWRKLAAAIIRRQVNKKAPIDHYPAPHALLDHWQHNMGSHDRAMMGEQEGVAPLMGSNATQQLVRLFHLKDRLKGLAKQGEATLPNHVHVVGDGVMGRAIAVWCAFQGMRVSLQGLSPELLGRAIQEAQTLAKQKRLSTHARRDFLDRLMPDLKGDGVCHADLVIEAIFEDVQAKQKLYADLEPRMRADAFLATNTSAIPLEELSSGLTKPERLLGLHFFNPVAKMPLVEVVEGPQTNPKGLQMGYRFVTAIKRLPLPVKSRPGFLVNRVLMPYLMEAVRMVDEGVDMRRIDVAAMRFGMPMGPLALADAVGLDVCKAVARELAGTVTGGVPQRLLELVDGGHVGRKSGQGFYKYGRGKPKPGSRGRAFMEARDITHRLILPMLNEAVAILQEGVVEDADLVDAGMVFGTGFAPFRGGPMGYAATLGEIPTITLFKELEVHFGSRFQTHSGWMEPSLRYWIQEREARHVDASWHRSDPGGADTHSTGPVPHAS; encoded by the coding sequence ATGAAAAATCCTCGCTGTATCGGACGTTACTGGCGTTGGGAACGGGATGATGCGGGTGTGGTTTGGTTAACCGCAGATAACCCGGACCGCAGTGCTAACCTTCTATCCCGTTCTGTGTTAGAGGAGCTGCACACCATCTTGGTACAGTTGGAACAGTGGGCCCCTGCGGCTTTAATGGTTCAATCAGCCAAAAAAGCAGGATTTTTTGCAGGTGCGGATATTCAAGCTTTTTCCGCCATTAAACATCAGGATGAAGCGGAAGAGTTGGTCCAGGCTGGGCAGCGGGTTATGGATCGTTTGGCCCATACCAGTTATCCCACCATGGCTTTGATACATGGGCACTGTATGGGGGGTGGTCTGGAACTGGCCTTGGCGTGTGATTACCGTATTGCCTGTTCTGACGCCCAAACCCGTATGGGCCTGCCGGAAGTGCAGTTGGGTATTTTCCCTGCATGGGGTGGTACATGGCGGCTCTGTCGTACCATTGGGGAACTGCCGGCGATACAGATGATGCTTACCGGTCGACTGCTCCATCCCAAACAGGCTCTCAACCTGGGGGTGGTTCATGAAATTGCCCCAGAACGGCTGATGAAACGAGCGGCTCGTGATATGCTCAGTCATCCACCCAAACCCCAACGTCGTCCCCTTATGGACCGACTGTTAATCTTGCCGGTATGGCGTAAATTGGCCGCTGCTATCATTCGCCGTCAGGTCAATAAAAAAGCCCCCATCGATCACTATCCAGCTCCCCATGCCCTATTGGATCACTGGCAGCATAATATGGGCAGTCATGACCGTGCCATGATGGGGGAACAAGAGGGTGTTGCACCGTTGATGGGCAGTAATGCGACCCAGCAGTTGGTTCGGTTATTCCACCTGAAAGATCGTCTTAAAGGGTTGGCTAAACAGGGTGAAGCGACCCTTCCCAACCATGTGCATGTGGTGGGTGATGGGGTGATGGGGCGGGCAATTGCAGTGTGGTGTGCTTTCCAAGGCATGCGGGTCTCCCTGCAAGGGCTCTCTCCTGAGTTATTGGGGCGGGCGATCCAGGAGGCACAAACCCTGGCCAAACAGAAACGGCTCAGTACCCATGCCCGTCGTGATTTTTTGGACCGCTTGATGCCGGACCTGAAAGGGGATGGTGTGTGTCATGCGGATTTGGTTATTGAGGCCATCTTTGAAGATGTCCAGGCCAAACAGAAGCTCTACGCTGATCTGGAACCCCGTATGCGGGCCGATGCCTTTTTGGCCACCAATACTTCGGCCATTCCTTTAGAAGAACTCTCCAGTGGATTGACTAAACCAGAGCGGTTGTTGGGCCTACACTTTTTTAACCCCGTGGCCAAAATGCCTTTGGTTGAGGTGGTGGAAGGTCCCCAAACCAACCCCAAGGGTTTACAGATGGGTTACCGTTTTGTGACGGCAATCAAACGTCTACCCCTACCGGTTAAAAGCCGCCCTGGCTTTTTGGTTAACCGTGTCTTGATGCCCTATTTGATGGAAGCGGTGCGTATGGTGGATGAAGGGGTAGATATGCGCCGCATTGATGTCGCGGCTATGCGTTTTGGTATGCCGATGGGGCCGTTGGCCCTGGCAGATGCCGTGGGTCTGGATGTCTGTAAAGCGGTGGCCCGTGAGTTGGCTGGTACCGTGACAGGCGGGGTACCACAACGATTGTTGGAGCTGGTGGATGGGGGCCATGTGGGGCGTAAATCTGGCCAGGGTTTTTATAAATATGGTCGGGGTAAACCTAAGCCCGGTAGCCGGGGTCGTGCCTTTATGGAGGCGCGGGATATTACCCACCGTCTGATACTGCCCATGCTTAATGAAGCGGTGGCCATACTCCAAGAGGGGGTTGTGGAGGATGCAGATTTGGTGGATGCAGGTATGGTCTTTGGGACCGGCTTTGCCCCCTTCCGTGGGGGGCCCATGGGCTACGCCGCTACCTTGGGCGAGATTCCCACCATAACCCTGTTTAAAGAGTTAGAAGTTCATTTTGGATCACGATTCCAGACCCATAGTGGATGGATGGAACCATCATTACGGTACTGGATACAAGAGAGGGAGGCACGCCATGTGGATGCATCATGGCATCGATCTGATCCCGGTGGAGCGGACACCCACTCTACCGGACCTGTTCCGCACGCGTCTTGA
- a CDS encoding NAD(P)-dependent oxidoreductase: MQKIGFIGLGIMGSAMANNCHNAGYPITVYNRSFDKLTPFVEKGIATTKTPRALAEQCDILIIMVSDPEALLAILTDDEGIIDTELTNKVVINASTVSVEASEHAAKLVEKAGGTFLDAPVSGSKIPAQTAKLVFLAGGDSSVMDRCEDLLLTMGSSMIRCGKVGDGTRMKLAMNLLMSGMVQALGESLMLVRQSGLDDQLFMQAVKNSVLFAPILGMKGEAFLNRDFDAHFPLHLLFKDLNLIQDEARQNGVSLPAGEAIRHCYAQAMEQNLGGLDIAAILQILEQYAGVKTQT, translated from the coding sequence ATGCAAAAGATTGGATTTATTGGGCTCGGCATTATGGGATCGGCCATGGCTAACAATTGCCACAACGCTGGATACCCCATCACCGTATATAATAGAAGTTTTGATAAGCTGACACCTTTTGTTGAGAAAGGTATTGCCACCACCAAGACACCACGAGCCTTAGCGGAACAGTGTGATATCTTGATCATTATGGTCAGTGATCCTGAAGCATTATTGGCCATTTTAACAGACGATGAAGGCATTATTGACACAGAATTGACAAATAAAGTGGTGATCAACGCCAGCACGGTCTCTGTGGAAGCCAGTGAACACGCAGCCAAGTTGGTTGAAAAGGCGGGGGGCACCTTCCTCGATGCACCGGTCTCAGGAAGTAAAATTCCCGCCCAAACCGCCAAACTGGTCTTTTTAGCGGGTGGCGATAGCTCAGTTATGGACCGTTGTGAAGATCTACTACTCACCATGGGTAGCAGCATGATCCGCTGTGGTAAGGTCGGTGATGGTACCCGTATGAAGCTGGCGATGAATCTTCTAATGTCAGGCATGGTCCAGGCGTTGGGTGAAAGTTTAATGTTGGTTCGCCAAAGTGGGCTGGATGATCAACTGTTCATGCAAGCGGTTAAAAACAGTGTTCTCTTTGCCCCTATTTTGGGCATGAAAGGTGAGGCATTCCTCAACCGTGATTTTGATGCCCACTTTCCCTTACATCTCCTGTTTAAGGATCTTAATCTTATTCAGGATGAAGCCCGTCAAAATGGCGTTTCTCTACCGGCCGGTGAAGCGATTCGTCACTGCTATGCACAAGCCATGGAGCAGAATCTTGGTGGCCTAGATATTGCTGCCATACTACAAATTTTGGAACAATACGCCGGGGTAAAAACCCAGACGTAA
- the phoU gene encoding phosphate signaling complex protein PhoU — protein MNAPLPNHIFRAVDGDLKGIEEQILHMLTQVGAQLDTVIQALRGMQAELADGVVVEDAKLDAMQVEVERLALRFIALRQPVAVDLRVAITAMRMAQHLERMGDYTKDVARRIHTLSDQTLHCSIEPMMQMANCVAEGIKECIEAYTQKHIGKVLRVWSGDEEVDVLHNTIFGETLQHMTNHHDEISGSTHILFMARDMERMGDHLTSVVEDIYFMITGEPIREPRPKADRTPHILG, from the coding sequence ATGAATGCGCCATTACCCAACCATATATTTCGTGCAGTCGATGGGGATCTGAAGGGTATAGAAGAGCAAATTTTGCATATGCTGACCCAAGTTGGTGCCCAGTTGGATACGGTTATTCAGGCACTGCGTGGTATGCAGGCTGAGCTAGCCGATGGTGTGGTTGTAGAAGATGCAAAGCTGGATGCCATGCAGGTGGAAGTAGAACGGCTAGCGTTACGCTTTATCGCACTGCGTCAACCTGTGGCGGTGGACCTGCGGGTTGCCATTACCGCCATGCGAATGGCCCAACATTTAGAACGCATGGGTGATTACACCAAAGATGTTGCACGTCGTATCCATACCCTGAGTGATCAAACACTTCACTGTTCGATTGAACCCATGATGCAAATGGCCAACTGTGTGGCAGAGGGTATTAAGGAGTGTATAGAGGCCTATACCCAAAAGCATATCGGTAAGGTCTTGCGTGTATGGAGTGGGGATGAAGAGGTGGATGTGTTGCACAACACCATATTTGGTGAAACGCTACAGCATATGACCAACCACCATGATGAAATCAGTGGTTCAACACATATTCTATTCATGGCACGAGATATGGAACGGATGGGTGATCATCTGACCAGTGTGGTCGAAGATATCTATTTTATGATCACAGGTGAGCCTATTCGAGAACCTCGGCCTAAAGCCGATCGCACACCCCACATACTGGGTTAA
- a CDS encoding endonuclease/exonuclease/phosphatase family protein: MSGLPTAVQADMNVATWNIYGGRSAPDKRYDALFNILQPLKPHVIALQEVDEPFLHRAVQQPALGNHKAVSTPDCLQGGLAFLVNLPVMHRYCLDLPGPLGRKALFVEVKKKGQNWLFVTLHLESFLEDGPWRQKQLAKIKPLFQRYPAPHKVLLGDFNFGDAEHKTAAVLASFQLLDIWRLRHPGQPGFSWDRTRNYMADRNSFDQEPSRRLDRILLKSSTMQPKHITLLGTQSIGAAALPWQTLFPSDHFGLFAQFAE, from the coding sequence ATGAGCGGGTTACCAACAGCAGTCCAGGCAGACATGAATGTGGCCACCTGGAATATCTATGGCGGACGCAGTGCCCCAGATAAACGCTATGATGCACTTTTTAATATTCTGCAACCACTCAAGCCCCATGTCATTGCCCTGCAAGAGGTAGATGAACCCTTTTTGCACAGGGCCGTTCAACAGCCAGCTTTAGGCAACCATAAGGCTGTTTCCACCCCGGACTGTCTGCAAGGTGGTTTGGCTTTTTTGGTCAACCTACCGGTTATGCACCGGTACTGCCTGGATCTACCCGGTCCCCTGGGGCGTAAAGCACTGTTTGTAGAAGTGAAGAAAAAGGGCCAAAACTGGCTCTTTGTGACCCTGCATCTTGAGAGTTTTTTAGAGGACGGGCCTTGGCGTCAAAAGCAGTTGGCTAAGATCAAACCCCTTTTCCAACGCTACCCTGCACCGCATAAAGTTCTACTGGGGGATTTTAATTTTGGTGATGCTGAGCATAAAACCGCAGCGGTGTTAGCATCCTTTCAGCTCCTGGATATCTGGCGTCTACGCCACCCTGGGCAACCCGGTTTTAGCTGGGACCGTACCCGCAATTACATGGCCGACCGCAACAGCTTTGATCAGGAACCCAGCCGCCGTTTGGACCGGATACTCCTAAAATCGTCCACCATGCAGCCTAAGCATATAACCCTGTTGGGCACACAATCCATTGGCGCTGCAGCCCTGCCTTGGCAAACCTTGTTTCCATCCGACCATTTTGGGTTATTTGCTCAGTTTGCAGAATAA
- a CDS encoding c-type cytochrome: MKFAHIALAAAMTVAGFAGTAEAASDKAMKKCRACHSWESGKKGKQGPNLFAIMGATAGTNAKFKYNKKSVLPGAGAKGLVWDETNLDEYLQDPTKFLRKFLGDKKAKSKMTFKLKGAKNAKHRKAIIEFLAGNK; encoded by the coding sequence ATGAAGTTTGCCCACATTGCCCTGGCTGCCGCGATGACTGTTGCTGGATTTGCCGGTACCGCTGAAGCCGCTAGCGACAAAGCCATGAAGAAGTGCCGTGCCTGCCACAGTTGGGAATCTGGCAAAAAAGGTAAGCAAGGTCCTAACCTGTTTGCCATTATGGGTGCTACTGCTGGTACCAATGCCAAGTTCAAGTACAACAAAAAATCTGTTCTGCCTGGCGCTGGCGCCAAAGGCTTGGTTTGGGATGAGACTAACCTGGATGAGTACCTTCAGGACCCCACCAAGTTCCTTCGCAAGTTCTTGGGTGACAAAAAAGCTAAGTCCAAAATGACTTTCAAGCTTAAAGGTGCAAAGAACGCTAAGCATCGTAAAGCTATCATTGAGTTCTTGGCAGGCAACAAGTAA
- a CDS encoding AEC family transporter has protein sequence MLTWLLWICIGIKIYLLDPMAYPDYAQPLLPFLKRYVNPMLLAQKLFEILFPILAMVGVGYLYGRRHQPDMALVNRISIDVFIPALIFDVLSRQTPDLVTYRWMALAALLIVLISGLLAWPVARWGGYAWKTFVPPMMFTNSGNMGIPLAVLAFGEEALPAAIILFMVENTLHFTLGSWMLNAKAGIAALLRSPIILSSIAGLLFSIQGWQLPHGVALPITMLGQVAIPLMLFSLGVRLTSMDLSHWRIGLLSGIVSPLSGLLALLMVMPFIPLPENHLAYLILFAVLPPAVLNYMMAERFDQEPKQVAAMVLMGNLASVVSMPLALLYILK, from the coding sequence ATGTTGACATGGTTATTGTGGATCTGCATAGGCATCAAAATCTATCTGCTTGATCCCATGGCATACCCTGACTATGCTCAGCCTCTTCTTCCCTTTTTAAAACGATATGTAAACCCCATGTTACTGGCACAAAAGCTGTTTGAAATTCTGTTCCCTATCCTGGCCATGGTTGGTGTGGGGTATCTCTATGGGCGACGTCATCAACCCGATATGGCGTTGGTTAACCGTATCTCGATTGATGTCTTTATCCCGGCATTGATTTTTGATGTGTTATCCAGGCAAACCCCGGATCTGGTGACCTACCGATGGATGGCGTTGGCTGCTTTACTGATTGTACTGATCTCTGGTCTGTTGGCATGGCCAGTTGCCCGGTGGGGCGGATATGCATGGAAAACCTTTGTTCCCCCCATGATGTTTACCAACTCGGGAAACATGGGTATTCCTTTGGCCGTATTGGCGTTTGGTGAGGAAGCACTACCTGCTGCGATTATTCTGTTTATGGTGGAAAACACCCTGCACTTTACGCTGGGTAGCTGGATGCTGAATGCCAAAGCAGGTATTGCAGCCCTGCTACGTAGCCCCATTATCCTCAGTTCAATCGCTGGTTTGCTGTTTAGTATTCAGGGTTGGCAACTGCCCCATGGGGTCGCCTTGCCCATTACCATGCTGGGCCAGGTGGCTATTCCCTTGATGCTGTTCTCTTTGGGGGTACGCCTGACCTCTATGGATCTGAGTCATTGGCGTATCGGCCTGCTCTCGGGCATCGTGAGTCCGCTGAGCGGCTTATTGGCGTTACTGATGGTTATGCCCTTTATCCCGTTACCTGAGAACCATTTGGCCTATTTAATTCTTTTTGCGGTGCTTCCGCCAGCGGTACTGAATTATATGATGGCAGAACGCTTTGATCAGGAGCCTAAACAGGTTGCGGCTATGGTTTTGATGGGTAATCTGGCCAGTGTGGTCAGCATGCCTTTGGCGTTGCTGTATATCCTAAAATAA
- a CDS encoding DUF2164 domain-containing protein, translating to MDPQPSLTPQQRDHLVNKLKAYLLDEMELDAGRFETEFLLDFITKEMGGYFYNHGLKDARAILEAKLVQIDDEIYEKEMPTDHV from the coding sequence ATGGATCCCCAGCCCTCTCTCACCCCCCAACAACGGGATCATTTAGTCAATAAGCTGAAAGCCTATTTATTGGATGAGATGGAGCTGGATGCCGGACGGTTTGAAACCGAGTTTTTGTTGGATTTCATTACCAAAGAGATGGGGGGGTATTTTTACAACCATGGACTTAAAGATGCTCGAGCCATTCTAGAAGCCAAGCTGGTGCAGATTGATGATGAAATTTATGAAAAAGAGATGCCCACTGACCATGTGTAA
- a CDS encoding ion transporter: MNVWFETQLLKFEKLRNNKLFELMVIFVIIFSALVIGAKTFEVGSTLDVVLNLLDVAITIFFLVEISIRMLADRSLKKFFSQGWNVFDFIIVTISLIPMAEADLALVARLLRIFRVLRLVSIIPELRILISALFRALPRMGYVALLMFIIFYIYAALGSFLFEGVNPILWGDIAIALLTLFRVSTFEDWTDVMYETMEVYPLSWIFYLTFIFLTAFVFLNMMIGIVVDVLQEEHEKHNRETGEGEAGEVHQLVIQNEELKERLTRIEALLLKNQA, translated from the coding sequence ATGAACGTATGGTTCGAGACACAGCTGTTAAAGTTTGAAAAGCTGCGTAATAACAAGCTATTTGAGCTTATGGTGATCTTTGTGATCATCTTCTCCGCTCTGGTCATTGGTGCCAAAACCTTTGAGGTCGGTTCAACACTGGATGTTGTATTGAATCTCTTAGATGTTGCCATCACCATCTTCTTCCTGGTGGAAATCAGCATTCGGATGTTGGCAGACCGCTCGTTAAAAAAGTTTTTTAGTCAGGGTTGGAATGTCTTCGATTTTATCATTGTCACCATCAGCCTTATCCCCATGGCAGAGGCTGATTTGGCACTGGTTGCGCGTCTGCTGCGCATCTTCCGGGTATTAAGACTGGTTTCCATTATCCCAGAACTACGTATTCTAATCAGTGCGCTGTTTCGTGCCCTGCCCCGTATGGGCTATGTGGCACTGCTTATGTTCATCATTTTCTACATCTACGCGGCACTGGGTAGTTTTCTGTTTGAAGGGGTTAATCCCATCTTATGGGGGGACATCGCCATTGCCCTGTTAACACTTTTCCGGGTCTCCACATTTGAGGATTGGACCGATGTGATGTATGAGACCATGGAGGTCTACCCATTAAGCTGGATCTTCTACCTGACTTTCATCTTTTTAACCGCTTTTGTGTTTTTAAACATGATGATCGGTATTGTGGTGGATGTGCTTCAAGAGGAGCATGAAAAACATAACCGGGAAACCGGCGAGGGAGAAGCAGGCGAAGTGCATCAACTGGTTATACAGAATGAAGAACTCAAAGAGCGCTTAACCCGTATTGAGGCGCTGCTTTTAAAAAACCAAGCGTGA
- a CDS encoding tetratricopeptide repeat-containing sulfotransferase family protein, with protein sequence MSSSPPSQLQRLLADAEEHLLRGRLPTAWNQLDRARRNHPNDPGILALMTQIQIERGDGLQAEKLALMATTAHPNDGRGHLALGDAQALLGKSDDAENSWKTAARLEGSDPEPHVRIAQLAEKEKRFAEAESAADRALALKSDHILATFIRARCDAIRNQPDQGAKRLLKLSIGNMLPAERVGYYFELAHHQRDARRFQQAFESYSEANRLQGLMGKEGTPPPSAEQLMPELVKWTAQLTPQWVATHTPALPPEGAEPVFIVGYPRSGLTLLTQMLAAHPRLVVMSGYRLPEEIRALLGPQGYPQGLAQLDAPRIRAMRQMYYKKVQSVVGELPPAATLLDVHPLHLLDLPLIQRIFPTARIIHVVRHPMDSVLQCYIRQDQSHDPATLSAGSIKGAVALYVAMMNFFNTSHRVKPLPTMFLRYESIIENMPLALQGMLKFLNIVWDDAIRRYRGVPMRRLYTQHELAEQIDPLHGRQVDLWPSFHQNLRPFIPMLDPYAQFLGYPKLSTIPPRR encoded by the coding sequence ATGTCCAGCAGCCCCCCATCCCAACTGCAACGGCTCCTGGCAGATGCTGAAGAACATCTGCTACGGGGCCGTTTACCCACCGCCTGGAACCAGCTGGATCGTGCCCGACGTAATCATCCCAATGATCCTGGTATTTTGGCTTTAATGACGCAGATCCAGATCGAACGCGGGGATGGTCTACAGGCCGAAAAACTGGCACTTATGGCCACCACAGCCCACCCCAATGATGGTCGTGGCCATTTGGCCCTGGGAGATGCACAGGCACTGTTGGGCAAAAGTGATGACGCTGAAAACAGTTGGAAAACTGCAGCACGTTTGGAGGGAAGCGACCCAGAGCCCCATGTACGTATTGCGCAATTGGCAGAAAAAGAAAAACGCTTTGCTGAGGCAGAGAGTGCTGCTGATCGGGCACTTGCTCTGAAAAGTGATCATATTCTGGCCACATTCATTCGTGCCCGATGTGATGCGATTCGCAATCAACCTGATCAAGGGGCCAAACGGTTACTTAAACTCTCTATCGGCAATATGCTACCTGCCGAGCGTGTCGGTTACTATTTTGAATTGGCTCACCATCAACGGGACGCACGCCGTTTTCAACAAGCCTTTGAAAGCTACAGTGAGGCCAACCGACTACAAGGCCTCATGGGTAAAGAGGGTACACCCCCACCCAGTGCTGAACAGCTGATGCCGGAGCTGGTTAAATGGACAGCCCAACTAACCCCCCAATGGGTTGCCACCCATACCCCTGCCCTACCACCCGAAGGCGCTGAGCCGGTCTTTATTGTGGGCTATCCCCGCAGTGGATTAACCTTGCTGACCCAAATGCTTGCTGCACATCCTCGATTGGTGGTGATGAGTGGTTACCGGTTACCTGAAGAGATCCGAGCCCTCTTGGGGCCACAGGGCTATCCGCAAGGTTTGGCACAACTGGATGCGCCGCGCATCCGCGCCATGCGGCAAATGTACTACAAAAAGGTACAGAGCGTTGTCGGTGAACTGCCCCCAGCCGCTACTTTGCTGGATGTCCACCCACTCCACCTGTTGGATCTACCCTTAATTCAGCGCATTTTTCCCACTGCCCGGATTATTCATGTGGTTCGACACCCTATGGATAGTGTTCTGCAATGTTATATCCGGCAGGATCAAAGCCATGATCCCGCAACCCTTAGCGCAGGTTCTATTAAAGGTGCGGTGGCGCTTTATGTGGCGATGATGAACTTCTTCAATACCAGCCATCGGGTCAAACCACTACCAACGATGTTTTTGAGGTATGAGTCGATTATTGAGAACATGCCTCTGGCGCTTCAGGGCATGCTCAAATTTTTGAACATTGTGTGGGATGATGCCATACGCCGTTACCGTGGGGTACCTATGCGGCGCCTGTACACGCAACATGAGCTGGCCGAGCAGATCGACCCTTTGCATGGCCGACAAGTGGATCTATGGCCATCATTTCATCAAAATTTGCGCCCTTTTATACCGATGCTGGACCCATACGCACAGTTCTTGGGATATCCCAAGCTCAGCACCATTCCACCAAGGCGTTAA
- a CDS encoding AMP-dependent synthetase/ligase, producing the protein MWMHHGIDLIPVERTPTLPDLFRTRLERSPNSIAYWQFAEDRAPRWEPHTWSQAAHQAAQWQAALRRENLKQGARVAICMPNRMEWVLFDMACMSLGLVVVPLYPHDRPEAMAYILEDAGVQLLLMEDESQWRVLEPHLYDATKLKTVVILQGHCSDSCGRCQAAGDWLPQGTHPWLRMAGATDPDGLATLVYTSGTTGPPKGVMLSHRNILFNAAASLKRIDAYTDDRFLSFLPLSHALERTAGCYLPMMAGCEVAFSRGIPYLSEDLAAMQPTVLISVPRIFERIHSEVLAKLQHAPHWKVRLFSHTVESGWDHFLHQQGKSGFHFKGMIWPLLKPIVANKLLKKLGGRLRLAVSGGAPLDPTISRFFLGMGLPLVQGYGLTETAPVVSVNTPTDNEPSSVGQPLPGVKVRLNRQGELCVKGPGVMTGYWHDPGATHAAIDQDGWYHTGDKGEIDAEGHIKVVGRIKEILVTATGRKVPPADVEGAIQLDPLFNQVMVLGEGRAYLAALVVLNPEVAEGKIWDEVALVARINELLHGFPRYAEIIRVAVVEESWTVDNGLLTPTLKLKRRAVLNRYQTLIEQLYQGH; encoded by the coding sequence ATGTGGATGCATCATGGCATCGATCTGATCCCGGTGGAGCGGACACCCACTCTACCGGACCTGTTCCGCACGCGTCTTGAGCGCTCACCCAACAGCATTGCCTATTGGCAGTTTGCTGAAGATCGGGCACCCCGATGGGAGCCCCATACCTGGTCACAAGCGGCCCATCAAGCGGCCCAGTGGCAAGCGGCCCTACGCCGAGAGAATTTAAAACAGGGCGCACGTGTGGCTATATGCATGCCCAACCGTATGGAGTGGGTGTTGTTTGATATGGCCTGTATGAGCCTGGGGTTGGTGGTGGTACCGCTCTACCCCCATGATCGGCCAGAGGCGATGGCCTATATTTTGGAGGATGCAGGCGTTCAGCTGTTGCTCATGGAGGATGAGTCTCAATGGCGCGTACTGGAACCCCATTTATATGACGCTACAAAACTGAAAACAGTGGTGATTTTACAAGGTCACTGTAGCGATAGTTGTGGTCGGTGCCAAGCTGCGGGAGATTGGTTACCCCAAGGGACACACCCTTGGTTGCGTATGGCTGGTGCGACAGATCCAGATGGTCTGGCCACGTTGGTCTATACATCAGGTACGACGGGTCCGCCCAAAGGGGTGATGCTCAGTCATCGCAACATACTCTTCAATGCTGCAGCTTCACTAAAACGTATTGATGCGTATACCGATGACCGCTTTTTATCGTTCTTGCCTCTATCCCACGCGTTGGAGCGTACCGCCGGTTGCTATCTACCCATGATGGCCGGGTGTGAGGTCGCTTTTTCGCGGGGTATTCCCTATCTCTCTGAAGATTTAGCGGCCATGCAACCGACGGTATTGATTTCAGTCCCCCGTATTTTTGAGCGTATCCATAGTGAAGTGCTGGCTAAATTGCAGCATGCACCACACTGGAAGGTACGCCTATTCAGCCATACCGTTGAGAGTGGTTGGGATCACTTTTTACACCAACAGGGTAAAAGTGGTTTCCACTTTAAAGGCATGATCTGGCCACTTCTTAAACCGATTGTTGCGAATAAGTTGTTAAAAAAGCTGGGTGGTCGTTTACGTTTGGCGGTATCGGGTGGTGCTCCGTTGGATCCAACCATCTCCCGTTTTTTTCTGGGTATGGGGTTACCGCTGGTCCAGGGTTATGGTTTAACAGAGACCGCGCCTGTGGTGAGTGTTAACACCCCTACGGACAATGAACCCAGTTCGGTGGGTCAGCCTTTACCGGGTGTCAAAGTACGGCTGAACCGGCAAGGGGAGCTCTGTGTCAAAGGGCCTGGTGTCATGACCGGTTACTGGCATGATCCTGGTGCCACCCACGCCGCCATTGATCAAGATGGCTGGTACCATACCGGTGATAAAGGGGAGATTGATGCAGAGGGCCACATTAAAGTGGTGGGTCGGATCAAAGAGATTTTGGTAACTGCTACCGGTCGCAAGGTACCACCAGCCGATGTTGAAGGGGCGATCCAGTTGGATCCTCTGTTCAACCAAGTGATGGTGTTGGGTGAGGGGCGTGCCTATTTGGCAGCTTTGGTGGTGCTTAATCCTGAAGTGGCCGAGGGTAAAATATGGGATGAAGTGGCCCTGGTCGCGCGTATTAACGAACTTCTACACGGTTTTCCCCGCTATGCAGAGATTATACGTGTCGCTGTGGTGGAGGAGAGCTGGACCGTTGATAATGGTCTGTTAACACCAACCTTGAAGTTAAAACGCCGTGCGGTATTAAACCGTTATCAAACACTGATTGAGCAGCTCTATCAGGGTCATTGA